A stretch of Deinococcus gobiensis I-0 DNA encodes these proteins:
- a CDS encoding CHAT domain-containing protein — protein sequence MLPPILQRRLDELTSRVGNGNFLAYSLQSFYWLLDDPELSPLVKLALEDHKKLNQNFTRSLESHYQEAVWLFNRLDASIEFKDIDRNNCMIQPNVPSPTYQTSRQRGLDIIAGQDLMSGAMPLTAPKIGEDRTKVGSLLTILEKAIIDHINDNPESIDDPDVVDLFLDLAYLTDKQNSLITQAQIRISGLAGNIIETLSRQHAALVGNPQRHASLNERARIMFQIPPHLNAEMSRVRDEVLNGEAPDEDFHRKVLSLWRTLFYDLADRLERKTTSTATTLLEVPHLLLLTANTAEAPLWVDREVKAVQTALWGSTDREALTLQVHPAATGRDFMPQLERYRPHLLHFSGHGDNESLCFINESGDIDAQDNALVVKALRLSQNLRVAVFMSCHSSGLAQAAVEHIDAAIGMNEEVDDADAPIFSAALYQAISQGRHLKDAFDLALLALEVEDGDTHIPNLFTREGIDPKEIYFQRISSKIL from the coding sequence ATGTTACCGCCCATTCTCCAAAGAAGATTAGACGAGCTGACCTCTAGGGTTGGCAATGGGAACTTTTTGGCATACTCTCTTCAGTCGTTTTACTGGCTTCTGGATGATCCCGAACTGTCTCCTTTGGTTAAGTTAGCCCTAGAAGACCATAAAAAGTTAAACCAAAACTTTACCCGAAGTCTTGAATCTCATTATCAAGAAGCAGTCTGGTTATTTAACAGATTGGATGCTAGTATTGAATTTAAAGATATAGATCGAAACAACTGTATGATACAGCCTAATGTGCCTTCTCCTACATATCAAACCAGTCGTCAGCGGGGTTTGGACATCATAGCGGGTCAAGACCTCATGTCCGGTGCAATGCCTCTTACGGCACCGAAGATTGGCGAAGACCGTACTAAGGTCGGAAGTTTGCTTACAATTTTGGAAAAGGCAATCATAGATCATATAAATGATAACCCAGAATCTATTGATGATCCAGATGTAGTAGATCTATTTCTAGACCTTGCCTATCTTACAGATAAACAAAATAGTTTAATCACGCAAGCGCAGATTCGAATTTCAGGTCTAGCCGGTAATATTATTGAGACTTTGAGTCGTCAGCACGCTGCACTGGTGGGAAATCCCCAACGCCATGCTTCATTGAATGAGAGAGCTCGAATCATGTTCCAGATACCTCCTCACCTGAATGCAGAAATGTCTCGTGTAAGAGATGAGGTTCTTAATGGGGAAGCCCCGGACGAAGATTTCCACCGAAAAGTTCTCTCGCTCTGGAGGACACTTTTTTATGACCTTGCAGATCGGTTGGAGCGGAAAACCACTTCCACTGCAACTACCCTGCTGGAGGTGCCACACTTGCTGCTATTGACAGCCAACACAGCTGAGGCACCTCTTTGGGTCGATCGAGAAGTCAAAGCCGTTCAGACCGCACTGTGGGGCTCTACGGATAGAGAAGCACTTACACTTCAGGTACATCCGGCGGCTACGGGTCGAGATTTTATGCCGCAGTTGGAACGCTATAGGCCCCATCTGCTTCACTTCAGTGGTCATGGTGATAACGAATCCCTGTGCTTTATCAATGAGAGTGGAGATATAGATGCTCAAGATAACGCCCTGGTAGTCAAAGCACTCCGGCTGAGTCAGAATCTACGCGTGGCAGTATTCATGTCATGCCATTCCAGTGGACTTGCTCAGGCAGCCGTAGAGCATATTGATGCAGCAATCGGTATGAATGAAGAGGTTGATGACGCCGATGCGCCTATCTTTTCTGCGGCATTGTATCAGGCAATTTCTCAAGGGCGTCACCTTAAAGATGCTTTCGACTTAGCGTTACTTGCTCTTGAAGTAGAGGACGGAGATACGCATATACCAAATCTTTTTACTCGTGAAGGCATTGATCCGAAAGAAATATATTTTCAGCGTATCTCCTCTAAAATACTCTGA
- a CDS encoding VOC family protein — MPVTGPDFISLQASDLAISQAFYERYLGLVRSPAGPPHAVVFQTTPIAFALRDVVPGTPLSGTPQPGIGAAIWLHATDVQAIHDALVTDGHAIVSAPIDGPFGRTFTFADPDGYHITLHDRA; from the coding sequence ATGCCCGTCACTGGACCCGACTTCATCTCACTCCAAGCGAGCGACCTCGCCATCTCCCAGGCGTTTTATGAGCGATATCTCGGCCTGGTCCGCTCTCCAGCTGGCCCTCCACATGCCGTTGTCTTCCAGACGACGCCGATTGCTTTCGCCTTACGGGACGTAGTGCCCGGCACCCCTCTCTCCGGCACCCCTCAGCCTGGCATCGGTGCCGCGATCTGGCTGCATGCGACGGACGTCCAGGCCATTCACGACGCGCTGGTCACCGACGGCCATGCCATCGTCTCCGCACCCATCGATGGTCCCTTCGGCCGGACATTCACGTTTGCCGACCCTGACGGTTACCACATCACGCTCCACGACCGCGCGTGA
- a CDS encoding MarR family winged helix-turn-helix transcriptional regulator, with product MRQDTTGIDLETSLGYLLKEASSVLRAAMEEVLRPLGMSVTRYSCLELLAQRPGLSNSELARGTFVTRQSMNVLLQTLEHEGYVTRATEAAVGKVLPTELTPLGRHQLEQASSAVRAVEVRMLAGMTETEQAGALRSLRSMIQSLRGGDNSASAL from the coding sequence ATGCGTCAAGACACCACTGGGATCGACCTGGAGACCTCCCTGGGCTACCTCCTGAAAGAAGCATCGAGCGTTCTACGCGCTGCGATGGAGGAGGTGCTGCGGCCACTCGGGATGAGCGTGACCCGCTATTCCTGCCTTGAGCTGCTGGCACAACGGCCGGGGCTCTCGAACTCTGAACTCGCGCGGGGAACCTTCGTGACCCGTCAGTCGATGAATGTCCTGCTGCAGACCCTGGAACACGAGGGCTACGTTACCAGGGCAACGGAAGCCGCCGTTGGGAAGGTGCTGCCGACAGAACTCACCCCCCTGGGCCGACACCAGTTGGAGCAGGCGAGCAGCGCTGTTCGAGCTGTCGAGGTCAGAATGCTGGCCGGGATGACCGAGACCGAGCAGGCAGGCGCATTGAGGAGCCTACGGAGCATGATCCAGTCCTTACGTGGAGGCGACAACAGCGCATCTGCACTGTAA